The region ATCCGACGCACCCATCCGCGCGCCGTTCGCCGCCGACGCCATCCGATACGCACTGGCCCTCAGGGCTCGCGACGTTGCAGCCAAGCGTCGAGCACGGCGGGCGCAAGCAGGCCGCTTTTCGCGCGGCGCGTGCCGTCCTCGCCGATCCACAGCGTGCGCGGCAACTCGCCCCGCCACCGCGGATCGAGCGCCGCGCGCAATCGCTCCGGCATCGGCTCCGCGTTCGCGTATTGCCTGACCGCTGCGGGCAGCTTCATCTGTGCGAGCGCACCGGCGAGTTCCTGCCCATGCTCGTCGAGCGAATCGAGCGCGACGCGCACCTGCGGATGGCGCCGCTGCCATTCGACGAGATGCACGGCGTTCTCGCGGCAGTAGCCGCAATCCAGCGACCACACTTCGACGACGAGCGGCGCACCGCTTCCGCTTGCGTAGAGCGACGCGACATCCGTCGCCCTCAGCGGCTGCGGCAACCGCCTTTCTTGCGCCGCGCCCGGCGCGGCATTCGCCAGTACGGCGAGTGCCGCGAGCGCGAAAGCCACCCGCTTCATCGCTGCCCCTCCACGTCGATCAACCGATAGCCGTCGTTGCGCGTGCGCCACGACAGATAGACGCGCCCTCGGTCGGCCAGCAACTGCGGGTTGTCGCTCGCGCCGGACGTCCACGCGAGCGTGCGCGGCGCGCTCCAGTGCGCGCCGCCGTCGTCGGAGCGGCGCAGCCTGATGCGCATCGTATCGCCGTCGAACGCCTTCCACACGAGCCACAGCGTGTCGCGCCGCGCGACGAGCGCCGCATGCGAAGCCTGTTCGTCCGGCGCCGCCGGATCGTCGCCGAACGCAAATGGCGCGCCGAGCGGCGCGCCGCGCGCATCGAGCCGCGAATAGAACACGTCGGCCTTGCCGTCGACGACGCCGAACCACGCGAGATGCCGCACGCCGTCGGCCGTGATCGCGAGCGCGGGCCCGTGATCCGGGCAAGCCTCGACATGCCAGTTCGAGAACGTCGCGCGCACGGGCTCGACCGCGCGATCCGCCGACGCGTGCAGCACCGCCACCGCATGATCGCGGATCTGGCCCGGAAACACATTGCGCCACGCGGCTTGCACGCGGCCGTCGGAATCGACCGTCATCGCGATCCGGCAGCATTCGCACGTGTGATCGCTCACCTTGCGTTCCGGCTCGAACGTCGCGCCGCCGTCAGTCGACACCGCGTAATAGATCGCCGCGCCATCGTACGAACGCCCTGCCCGCTGCGCGGCGACGAGGTCGCGCTTGTCGATCCATGCGACGAAGATGCGGCCTTGCGGATCGATCGTCAGCATATCGAAACGATGCGTGATCGCCTGCCGATCGCGATGCACGGTGACGGGCACCGACCACGTCGCGCCGCCGTCGAGCGAGCGTGAGAAGCGCACCATCCCGGTGTAGGGCGCATCGAGCGGCATCGACCACGTCACATAGATCGCGCGCCCGTCCGGGCTCGCGGCGAGCTTCGGCCGGTTCTCCGCGCTCGTGTAGATCGGCTCGGGCAGCGCATTGACCGTCACGGGCGGGGCCAATGTGCGCCCGGCGTCGTCCGAGTGCGCGACGACGACGTGCTGCCCTTCGACCCACGCGACCCACAGCCGATGACGCGCATCGAACGCGGCCCCCGTCGCGAGCGGCGTCTTTTGCGCGGCGCCGGCCGTCGCGGCGTCCATCGCCATGTGCGCCGCGTGCGCGGACGATGCGCCCGCGGCCGGCTGCGCGTCGTGCGCGAGCGCACCGCACGCGAACGCGGCAAGCGCGACGCCCGCCAATCGATGCCTCACAGCGACCATTTCAACTCTCCATAAAAAGTGCGGCCCGGATAAGGATGGAACACGTAGTAGCGGCGATCGGTCACGTTGTCGATGCCGAACGACGCGAGCCAGTGCCGATCGAACCGATAGCGCGCCTTCAGGTCGACGACCATGAACGAGCTGGTGCCGCCGTATACGCCCGGATTCACGTCGCTGTTGTCGAGCGCGTTGTACTGCCGCCCCGAATAGCGAACGCCGACGCTCGTCATCCAATGCTCGTCGAAGCGGTACGACGCGAGCAGGTTCGCGCGCATCCGCGGAATCCGCGGCCAGCGCGCGCCGACGTAGTTCGGATTGGCCGCATCGGCAAGCGTCTGCGCATTCGTCGCGGACACGTTCGCGTCGACGTCGAGCCCCTTGAGCGCGACGTCCTGCCCCGAGAACGCGAGCTCGACGCCGCGCACCCGCACGCGGTCGACGTTCGAGACGTTCGTGTACGTCGACGCGCCGGCAAGCGTGGTCTGGCTGTAGATCGAATTGCGCAGATCGCTCTGGAACACGCTCGCGCGCACGACGCCGAAGCCGACGTCGCGCTCGGCGGTGAAATCCCAGTCGATCGCCTTTTCCGGCTGCAGATTCGGGTTGTTGTTGACGATCGCGTTGTTCGAGATCGTGCCCTGGAACAGCTCGGCGACCGTCGGAAAGCGCGTGCCCGTCGCGAACGACAACCGCAGGCGCCACGCGCTGGCCGGCTGCCATTCGAGCGAGAGCTTCGGCGAGAACGCGGTCGCGCCGCGCTCCGCGTAGCCGAGCGTCGCGGTCGCGCCGCCGAGCTCGCCGCCGTATGCATCCCAGCGCTCGTAGCGCAGGCCGAGCGTCGCGAGCCAGTCGGGCGCGACGCGCCACGCGTCCTGCGCATACAGCGCCTGCGTGCGCGTGTTGCCGCGATAGCGGTTCACGAGCGTCGTCGGCACCGCGTTTTGCCAGTCGGCCGTGTTGTAGGTCGCGTTGCGCAGGAAATACGTATCGAAGTGGTAGCCGAACGAGAAACGGTGCCCGCGCACGTCGGGCGACTCCGCGCGCAAGTCGACGGTGCGCCAGCCGGTGCCGTCGCCATGGAACACCGTGCCCGGCCCGCCGTCCCAGGCGCCGGGCGGTGCGCCGGACGCGCTGCGCAGCACGTCGCGCGACACCTCGTAGGCGGACGCGATGGCCGACAGCTTCCAGCCGGACGCGAGCCGCGCGTCGAGCCCGAGCCCGTACAGCCAGTTCTCCTGGTCGCCCGTCTGCGGCGCGAACGCGCCCGGCGACACCGTGTAGTTGCGCCCGCCGAACGACACGTTGCCGCCGTACACCGGGTTGCCCGCCGCGTCGCGCAGGAACGTGTCGCCGTGCTGCCGGTAGTGATTCTCCCAGTGGCCGAGCGTGACCGTCGCGTCGACGTGATCGGTGAACGCGTAGCCGAAGCGCAACGTCTCGTTGAGCTGCTCGGTGCGCTCGATCGTCTGCGCGCCGACGATCGTCCGCGGCCGGCCGTTCGGCCCGATGTCGGAGACGGCCCCCGTCACCGGCACGGGTGCGCCGAGCCTCGGATCGAACGCGCCGTTCGGGCTCGCGTATTGCATCGGCTGGCTGTCGTTCTCGAGCCGGTCGAGCGACAGCGCATACCAGAAACGTCCGACGCGATCGGCGATGCGCGCGCTCTGGTGATTGCCGCCGAAGCTGTCGGCGAAGCCGTAGCCGTCGCGATAGCGCTGCGTGAAGAACTGCGTCGACACCGACGCCTCGAGCCGCTGCGGCTTGTGCGTGGTGATCTGCACGGTCGAGCCGATCGCGTTGCCCGGGTAGAGCGCGGAAAACGGGCCGTACAGCACGTCCACGCGTGCGATGTCGTCGGGCTGGATCAGCGACCAGCGCGGCGGATACGAATAGCTGGAACCGAGCAGATTGGACAGCAGGATGCCGTCCGCATAGACGAGTCCGCGCGCGCTCTGCAGCTCATTGAAGTCTCGGCCGGCGAACACTGAATTGCGGTCGCCGATGTAGCGCCGGCGCACCATCAGGTTCGGCGCGTACTTGAGCGCGTCTTCGGTCGTCACGTTGACGTGCGAATCGATCTGCTCGCGCGTGAGCGCCTCGACGACGCCGGGCGTGTCGGGCGCGAACGCGGCGCGCTGCGCGGTGACCTTGACGGTATCCAAGGTTTTCCCGGATGCGGTCATCTCCGCGGCGGCGGCCGGCGTTGAATCGGCAGGCACGGCGGCGGCCGTCGAAGCCGCGTGGGCGGCGGGCCAGGCGAGCGCCGCGGCGCAGGCGGCCGCGAGCCGCCTGCGCGCGCCGGGCGCGGCAAGTTGATGGAACATGGAAAAGCGAATCCTGAAAACGTGGTCGGCGAATCGCCGCGCACGCGAGCGTGCGCCGCGCCCTCATCGAGGACGCGCGGGCACGACGCCGGACGTCGCGCGCACGACGCGCTCATGCGCGGTGACGCATGAGCGGGCTGCGAAAATCAGACCGGAACGGTTTCAGGCGGTGCGCGCGGCTGCGCGATGCGCACGCCGCGGCGAAAGAAGACGGCGGGCCGCTCGACGCGGCTCGCATACGCGAACGCGCGGACGAATCCGGGCAACGCGGGCGTGCTCGATCCGAGCGCGAGGTTCGCGGCAAAGCCCGGGCAGTAGACGCAATGCGCGACGTGCGCGAGCGAGGCGTCGCCCCGGCGCGGCTCGCCGCCGCTGTCGACGACGATGCGCTGCGCGCCCGCTGCGCTGCACAATTCGAGCGCGAACGGCGAGTCCGCCGCGTTCGCGGCGGCGCGCGCATAGCCGACGACGGGCGACAGTACGTTGAGTACCAGCGCCAGCCAGACGAGGCTCATCCATCGCGTCGAACGTTTCATCGCAGCTTCGGGGAAAGAGGCGCGCAGTATAACAAGGCAGTTTGCGCACGCGCTTCGAAGGATGCGTATCCGTGCGGGATCACGCATTGCTGCAAATCAACGCAAACGCATGTGCTGTTTAAGCAACAGAGACAAAATCTAACGATTGAACACTGGCATAAAGCAAAGCTTGCGTTCGATAATCACTTCACCAAGGAGAGAGATCATGGACGAACGGCCGACCCGCATTCCACCTCCCGAGAAAGTGATGAGCCCGGACCCCGAGCCCGTGGCCGTCGAGTTTCTCGCCGAGTTGCCCGAGCATGTGCGCGCGTTCTTCGACGAGCAACACAGGCTGTGCACGCCGAAGTGACCGTGCATACGCCGGCGTCGCGTTCGGGTCGGTGAGTCGTCGCGTGTTCGCGAACGTTTCCGTGCATTCCACCGCTTCGTCGTTTCGGCGAGCCGCGCCCCAGCCAGCCGCATTGCACCGGGGCCATCACGGCCGGCCGGAGCGGGGTTGCCGCGCCCGCTGATCTTCCGCTTGCGCCGCGTCGCTGCGCAACGTCTTCGCTTATTCTTCTGTTTTTTCCATCGCCCGGCTCTCGCGTGCCGGCATCGCCATCGTTCACCATGAAACAGTCGCTTCGTGCAAGCTTGGCCGCCGCCGTGCTCGGCTGCATCGTGCTGAGCGCGCCCCGCATCGCCGCCGCCGACGGCGACGATACCGCGCTCACGAACCTCGTCGCGCTCGCGTCGCAGCGCCTCGCGCTCGCCGAACCCGTCGCCCACTGGAAGTGGCTCAACGGAAAACCGATCTCGGATCCACCGCGCGAGGCAGCGCTCCTGGCCGACGTCGAGCAACGCGCGACGGCGAACGGCGTCGATCCCGCATACGCCCGCGCGTTCTTCGACGACCAGATCGCGGCGAGCAAGCAAGTGCAGAACGCGCTCTTCGCCACATGGCGCGCGACGCACGGCCCGGAAGGCCCCGCGCCCGACTTGGCGACGAGCACGCGGCCGCAGCTCGACCGCCTCACGCAATCGCTGATCGCCGCGCTCGCGCGTGTCGCCCCGCTGCGCGACGCGCCGGATTGTCCGTCACGCCTCGCGCGCAGCGTCTCGAACTGGAAGACCTTGACGCGCTACGACTCCGGCCGCGAGGACGCGCTCGGCACCGCGCTGTCGCACGTCTGCACGGCGGGCAGCACCAGCGCGGTCGGCTAGCGCCGGCTCGTCGCCGACGACAGGCGGGCGAGCCGGCCTTTGCGTCCGCAGCGCGGGGATGGAAGGAACGCGTTGAACGCGGGTAGCGCGCGTGGCGATTGCAACGGCGACGGCAACGCCGGCGTGAAGCGGTCGCAAACGCGCGTTCCACCCATCCCGAAAAAATCCGCTCGCGGGCCGATACCCCGCAAGGCTGATCGCCGTCTCACGTGCCTGGCGAATACGCCCGGTCCGGCAACGCCGCGCGCCTTCCTCGCGCTCGGCGCGTCAGACAGCCGGCGCGAGCCCGCGATCGGCGGTAAACCGGCTTAGGCGGCGGCAGGCGCGGCGCCCGCGAGCGGAATCGGAATCAGTTGAAGCCCGCGCGCGAGATGCGTCTGCAGAATGCGGCGCACCGCCGGCGCGGCGCTCCGCGCGCCTTCGCCCGCCGCGCGCGCGTCGGCCGCGAGCGTCGCCGCCCGCTCGATCGACGATGCCGCGCCGACGTAGCGCCACTGATCGATCACATGAAAAATGACCTGCCCCCTTCGATAGGGCCAATGGGCTTCTAGCAAAGTCCCTTTAAACCAACTCCTGGAAAGCGGCAGGAGCGTCCGCGGTTGCCCGATGTTTCGCCGCAAACTCTGACGGCGCAAGGTAGTTCAGTGCGCTGTGCGGCCTTTGCTCGTTGTAGTCCTGACGCCATGCCGCGATGACTGCCCGAGCGTGCGCGAGCGTCGTGAACCAGTGCTCGTTAAGGCATTCGTCGCGGAACTTGCCGTTGAACGATTCGATGTACGCATTCTGCGTGGGCTTGCCCGCCTGAATCAACTTCAGCGTGACGCCGTTCGCATACGCCCACTGGTCAAG is a window of Burkholderia mallei ATCC 23344 DNA encoding:
- a CDS encoding TlpA family protein disulfide reductase, yielding MKRVAFALAALAVLANAAPGAAQERRLPQPLRATDVASLYASGSGAPLVVEVWSLDCGYCRENAVHLVEWQRRHPQVRVALDSLDEHGQELAGALAQMKLPAAVRQYANAEPMPERLRAALDPRWRGELPRTLWIGEDGTRRAKSGLLAPAVLDAWLQRREP
- a CDS encoding sialidase family protein gives rise to the protein MAGVALAAFACGALAHDAQPAAGASSAHAAHMAMDAATAGAAQKTPLATGAAFDARHRLWVAWVEGQHVVVAHSDDAGRTLAPPVTVNALPEPIYTSAENRPKLAASPDGRAIYVTWSMPLDAPYTGMVRFSRSLDGGATWSVPVTVHRDRQAITHRFDMLTIDPQGRIFVAWIDKRDLVAAQRAGRSYDGAAIYYAVSTDGGATFEPERKVSDHTCECCRIAMTVDSDGRVQAAWRNVFPGQIRDHAVAVLHASADRAVEPVRATFSNWHVEACPDHGPALAITADGVRHLAWFGVVDGKADVFYSRLDARGAPLGAPFAFGDDPAAPDEQASHAALVARRDTLWLVWKAFDGDTMRIRLRRSDDGGAHWSAPRTLAWTSGASDNPQLLADRGRVYLSWRTRNDGYRLIDVEGQR
- a CDS encoding TonB-dependent receptor, with product MFHQLAAPGARRRLAAACAAALAWPAAHAASTAAAVPADSTPAAAAEMTASGKTLDTVKVTAQRAAFAPDTPGVVEALTREQIDSHVNVTTEDALKYAPNLMVRRRYIGDRNSVFAGRDFNELQSARGLVYADGILLSNLLGSSYSYPPRWSLIQPDDIARVDVLYGPFSALYPGNAIGSTVQITTHKPQRLEASVSTQFFTQRYRDGYGFADSFGGNHQSARIADRVGRFWYALSLDRLENDSQPMQYASPNGAFDPRLGAPVPVTGAVSDIGPNGRPRTIVGAQTIERTEQLNETLRFGYAFTDHVDATVTLGHWENHYRQHGDTFLRDAAGNPVYGGNVSFGGRNYTVSPGAFAPQTGDQENWLYGLGLDARLASGWKLSAIASAYEVSRDVLRSASGAPPGAWDGGPGTVFHGDGTGWRTVDLRAESPDVRGHRFSFGYHFDTYFLRNATYNTADWQNAVPTTLVNRYRGNTRTQALYAQDAWRVAPDWLATLGLRYERWDAYGGELGGATATLGYAERGATAFSPKLSLEWQPASAWRLRLSFATGTRFPTVAELFQGTISNNAIVNNNPNLQPEKAIDWDFTAERDVGFGVVRASVFQSDLRNSIYSQTTLAGASTYTNVSNVDRVRVRGVELAFSGQDVALKGLDVDANVSATNAQTLADAANPNYVGARWPRIPRMRANLLASYRFDEHWMTSVGVRYSGRQYNALDNSDVNPGVYGGTSSFMVVDLKARYRFDRHWLASFGIDNVTDRRYYVFHPYPGRTFYGELKWSL
- a CDS encoding DUF2946 domain-containing protein → MKRSTRWMSLVWLALVLNVLSPVVGYARAAANAADSPFALELCSAAGAQRIVVDSGGEPRRGDASLAHVAHCVYCPGFAANLALGSSTPALPGFVRAFAYASRVERPAVFFRRGVRIAQPRAPPETVPV
- a CDS encoding chorismate mutase; translation: MKQSLRASLAAAVLGCIVLSAPRIAAADGDDTALTNLVALASQRLALAEPVAHWKWLNGKPISDPPREAALLADVEQRATANGVDPAYARAFFDDQIAASKQVQNALFATWRATHGPEGPAPDLATSTRPQLDRLTQSLIAALARVAPLRDAPDCPSRLARSVSNWKTLTRYDSGREDALGTALSHVCTAGSTSAVG